One genomic window of Armatimonadia bacterium includes the following:
- a CDS encoding MBL fold metallo-hydrolase codes for MAPTAKTNHQPTGEARVTMYDVEFGDCFLLAIPYTGGATRHLLIDCGTHKAPRGHMLKVAQKVAEDCGGKLDAIVATHRHSDHISAFGEDGPGEVFAKLKPDLVVQPWTEDPEADSKYEGPAEGEQKHLSVAAYREGLLAAQEYAAALLARLREPTKALLGVSEGVQRRLEDLAGVNIYNKAAVAWLEGTAECEYVHAGCKAEKLLALLPGVGVRVLGPPTLKQTQGTRKQASHGPEFWKLQKAAVETMAGGKPGEDGCDLVLPGAPTLDQSEATPQDRWVIERVNRAQVYNVQWIVTSLKDTLNNTSIILLLEVGHHRLLFAGDAQVENWSYALSQPELTEGLGATTLYKVGHHGSGNATPKSLWDMLTGSGRTEANPLFSLLSTEESTYPRVPCEPLVEALAQQSTLHKTQTLRAQGQLSETVTLP; via the coding sequence ATGGCACCGACAGCGAAGACGAACCACCAGCCGACAGGTGAAGCCCGCGTTACGATGTACGACGTGGAGTTTGGTGACTGCTTCCTGCTCGCAATCCCCTACACCGGCGGTGCAACCCGGCACCTTCTGATCGACTGCGGCACCCACAAGGCGCCTCGCGGCCACATGCTGAAGGTCGCGCAGAAGGTGGCCGAGGACTGTGGCGGCAAGCTCGATGCGATCGTTGCGACCCACCGGCACAGTGACCACATCAGCGCCTTCGGGGAGGATGGACCGGGCGAGGTCTTCGCCAAGCTCAAACCAGACCTTGTGGTACAGCCGTGGACCGAGGACCCTGAGGCCGACAGCAAATACGAGGGGCCGGCTGAGGGAGAGCAAAAGCACCTGTCCGTGGCGGCGTACCGAGAAGGGCTCCTTGCCGCCCAGGAGTATGCGGCCGCACTCCTGGCGAGACTTCGAGAGCCGACGAAGGCACTCCTCGGCGTCTCGGAGGGGGTGCAGAGGCGCCTGGAAGACCTTGCGGGTGTCAACATCTACAACAAGGCGGCTGTCGCCTGGCTTGAGGGCACTGCGGAGTGCGAGTACGTCCACGCCGGGTGTAAGGCCGAGAAGCTCCTGGCCCTTCTGCCCGGAGTCGGTGTTCGAGTGCTTGGGCCACCGACGCTCAAACAGACGCAGGGGACCCGCAAGCAAGCCAGTCACGGACCGGAGTTCTGGAAGCTGCAGAAAGCTGCGGTTGAGACTATGGCCGGAGGAAAGCCCGGTGAGGACGGCTGCGACCTGGTCCTCCCCGGGGCACCCACCCTGGACCAGTCAGAGGCAACGCCGCAAGACCGCTGGGTGATCGAGCGTGTGAACCGAGCGCAGGTGTACAACGTACAGTGGATTGTGACCTCCCTCAAGGATACACTCAACAACACGAGCATCATCTTGCTGCTTGAGGTGGGGCATCATCGGCTGCTCTTCGCAGGCGACGCGCAGGTTGAGAACTGGAGCTACGCGCTCAGCCAACCTGAGCTCACCGAGGGCCTGGGCGCCACCACACTGTACAAGGTTGGGCACCACGGGAGCGGCAACGCTACCCCCAAGAGCCTGTGGGATATGCTCACAGGCAGCGGGCGCACCGAAGCGAACCCGCTATTCTCACTGCTCTCTACCGAAGAGTCGACGTACCCGAGGGTGCCCTGCGAACCGCTGGTGGAGGCGCTCGCACAGCAGAGCACACTGCACAAAACCCAGACACTCCGCGCACAGGGCCAGCTCAGCGAGACAGTGACTCTGCCCTAA
- a CDS encoding DEAD/DEAH box helicase family protein: MNPEEEARQQIDELLTACGWEAQDCKALNISAARGVAVREFPLLSGYGFTDYLLYADGKAIGVVEAKAVGSTLTGVEWQSQGYIQGLPPEVPSHRRPLPFHYESTGMETRFTSRLDPEPRSREVFAFHRPEELVRLARLNCQLRGGLQSLPELKTNGLWPVQVEAIQNLERSLADNRPKALIQMATGSGKTFTASSFCYRLVKFAGARRILFLVDRNNLGRQAEKEFRNYLSPYTNLRFGEEFNLQRLRSSAITDTSRVCISTVQRLFSILRGEDIDEEIEEESWFDLNTSLVREPEPITYNPAIPIETFDVIVVDECHRSIYNQWRQVLDYFDAFIVGLTATPTAHTIGFFDQNLVMEYGHERAVADGVNVGFDVYRIRTKISEQGATLEAEPGFYVPHRDRRTRAKRYAELDDDLTYTASQLDREVVSASQIRTVVRTFKERLFVDIFPGRTEVPKTLIFAKTDSHADDIVKVVREEFGKGNDFCAKITYRTTGKPEELLQSFRNSYNPRIVVTVDMIATGTDVKPLECLVFMRNVASAGYFEQMKGRGVRVIDSDELLTVTPDAKRKTHFVIVDAVGVCERDKTESKPLDRQPSVSLEELLTLAARGVATEDLASTLASRLARLNCEMSDEERESIADLTGGRDCGHLAGNLLRSIDPDEQGRRAAELADDLGRQPTEDELTEMNRDMIAEALQPFHDPKLREALLAIRRLLEQTIDEKSIDEVLQAGHDTQALERAKEIVGGFRQFIEENRDRIEALQILYSRPYRAGLRYRHVKNLAAALKTSPLHAEPQQVWDAFRLVEPGRVRGVGGKQLADVVALVRHAIVPEEPLVPVAQTVSHHYSQWLDEQERAGVRFTEDQLKWLEAIRDHIAASLHIERDDFELPPLSQFGGLGRANELFGDRLQAILDDLNARLVA, translated from the coding sequence GTGAACCCGGAAGAAGAAGCGAGACAACAGATCGACGAGTTGCTTACCGCCTGCGGCTGGGAGGCTCAGGACTGCAAGGCCCTGAACATCTCGGCCGCTCGTGGCGTGGCCGTGCGTGAGTTCCCTCTGCTGTCCGGCTATGGCTTCACCGACTACCTGCTCTATGCCGACGGCAAGGCAATCGGCGTCGTCGAGGCGAAGGCCGTCGGGTCCACGCTCACCGGGGTCGAGTGGCAGTCCCAGGGCTACATCCAGGGCTTGCCGCCGGAAGTTCCCTCCCACCGTCGCCCCCTACCCTTCCACTACGAGTCCACCGGCATGGAGACCCGCTTCACCAGCCGCCTCGATCCCGAGCCTCGCAGCCGAGAGGTCTTCGCCTTCCATCGGCCCGAGGAGCTGGTCCGGCTGGCTCGGCTCAACTGCCAACTGCGGGGCGGGCTGCAGTCGCTGCCCGAGCTGAAAACGAACGGCCTGTGGCCCGTGCAGGTCGAGGCCATCCAGAATCTGGAGAGGTCGCTCGCCGACAACCGCCCCAAGGCCCTGATCCAGATGGCTACGGGATCGGGCAAGACCTTCACCGCCTCCAGCTTCTGCTATCGCCTCGTGAAGTTCGCCGGGGCCCGTCGCATCCTCTTCCTCGTGGACCGCAACAACCTCGGGCGGCAGGCGGAGAAGGAGTTCCGCAACTACCTGAGCCCCTACACCAACCTGAGGTTCGGTGAGGAGTTCAACCTCCAGCGGCTGCGGTCGTCGGCGATTACCGACACCAGCCGGGTTTGCATCTCGACCGTGCAGCGGCTGTTCTCCATCCTGCGAGGCGAGGACATCGACGAGGAGATCGAGGAGGAGTCCTGGTTCGACCTGAACACGAGCCTGGTCCGTGAGCCGGAGCCGATCACCTACAACCCGGCCATTCCCATCGAGACCTTTGATGTGATCGTGGTGGACGAGTGTCACCGCAGCATCTACAACCAATGGCGTCAGGTTCTGGACTACTTCGATGCCTTCATCGTCGGTTTGACGGCCACGCCGACCGCCCACACCATCGGCTTCTTTGACCAAAACCTCGTGATGGAGTATGGTCACGAGCGGGCGGTCGCCGACGGAGTCAATGTCGGGTTCGACGTCTACCGCATCCGCACGAAGATCAGCGAGCAGGGGGCGACGCTGGAGGCGGAGCCGGGCTTCTATGTGCCGCACCGTGACCGCCGCACACGGGCGAAGCGCTATGCCGAACTTGACGACGACCTGACCTACACGGCCAGCCAACTGGACCGGGAAGTGGTCAGTGCCAGCCAGATTCGCACCGTCGTCCGCACCTTCAAGGAGCGGTTGTTCGTTGACATCTTCCCCGGTCGCACCGAGGTGCCGAAGACGCTGATCTTCGCCAAGACCGATTCGCACGCTGATGACATCGTCAAGGTCGTGCGGGAGGAGTTCGGCAAGGGCAACGACTTCTGTGCCAAGATCACCTATCGCACCACCGGCAAGCCCGAGGAACTGCTGCAGTCCTTCCGCAATTCCTACAATCCTCGCATCGTCGTCACCGTGGATATGATCGCCACGGGCACCGATGTGAAGCCCTTGGAGTGCCTCGTCTTCATGCGGAATGTTGCCAGTGCCGGTTACTTCGAGCAGATGAAGGGCCGGGGTGTACGGGTCATCGATTCTGACGAACTGCTGACCGTTACGCCGGACGCCAAGAGGAAGACCCACTTCGTGATCGTGGACGCCGTCGGCGTGTGCGAGCGGGACAAGACCGAGAGCAAGCCCCTCGACCGCCAGCCCTCCGTGTCGCTGGAGGAACTGCTGACGCTTGCCGCCCGTGGAGTGGCCACGGAGGACCTCGCCTCGACGTTAGCCTCTCGTCTTGCACGCCTGAACTGCGAGATGAGTGACGAGGAGCGAGAGAGCATAGCGGACCTGACGGGTGGACGGGACTGCGGTCACCTTGCAGGAAACCTGCTCCGAAGCATCGACCCGGATGAGCAGGGCAGGCGGGCGGCGGAACTGGCGGACGACCTGGGCCGCCAACCGACCGAGGACGAACTGACCGAGATGAACCGGGATATGATCGCCGAGGCCCTCCAGCCCTTTCACGATCCGAAGTTGCGGGAGGCCCTCCTTGCCATCCGCCGCTTACTGGAGCAGACCATCGACGAGAAGAGCATCGATGAGGTCCTGCAGGCCGGGCACGACACGCAGGCCCTGGAGCGGGCAAAGGAGATCGTCGGCGGCTTCCGCCAGTTCATCGAGGAGAACCGGGACCGGATCGAGGCCCTGCAGATACTCTACTCCCGGCCGTACCGCGCGGGGCTGCGGTATCGCCACGTCAAGAACCTGGCCGCCGCCCTGAAGACCTCGCCACTGCACGCCGAGCCGCAGCAGGTGTGGGACGCCTTCCGACTGGTGGAGCCGGGACGGGTGCGGGGCGTGGGCGGCAAGCAACTGGCTGATGTGGTCGCCCTCGTGAGGCACGCCATCGTGCCCGAGGAGCCCTTGGTGCCCGTGGCACAGACCGTGAGCCATCACTATAGTCAGTGGCTGGACGAGCAGGAGAGGGCGGGCGTGCGATTCACTGAAGACCAACTGAAGTGGCTGGAGGCGATCCGGGATCACATCGCCGCCAGCCTGCACATCGAGAGGGACGACTTCGAGTTGCCGCCGCTGAGTCAGTTCGGCGGACTGGGCCGGGCGAATGAGTTGTTCGGCGACCGCCTGCAGGCCATCCTCGACGACCTCAATGCGAGGTTGGTGGCGTGA